Proteins co-encoded in one Quercus robur chromosome 8, dhQueRobu3.1, whole genome shotgun sequence genomic window:
- the LOC126697016 gene encoding protein-ribulosamine 3-kinase, chloroplastic translates to MVAHVGLISLTSCFSPLSRLPRLSSTKHKPFAMAAMNEDPVRQWILSEGKATKITNISPVGGGCINLANCYDTDAGSFFVKTNRSIGPSMFEGEALGLGAMYETGSIRVPKPFKVGPLPTGGSYIIMEFIEFGSSRGNQSVLGRKLAEMHKAGKSEKGFGFDVNNTIGSTPQMNTWSSDWIRFYGEHRLGYQLKLALDQYGDSTIYEKGQRLVKSLGPLFDNVVIEPCLLHGDLWSGNISSDKNGEPVILDPACYYGHNEAEFGMSWCAGFGGAFYNAYFEVMPKQPGFEKRRDLYMLYHYLNHYNLFGSGYRSSAMSIIDDYLRMLNA, encoded by the exons TGGCTGCGATGAATGAAGATCCAGTCCGTCAGTGGATTCTGTCAGAAGGAAAGGCAACTAAGATAACAAATATCAGTCCCGTAGGCGGTGGTTGCATTAATCTTGCTAATTGTTATGACACTGATGCAGGTTCTTTCTTTGTGAAAACAAACAG GAGTATTGGACCTTCAATGTTTGAGGGAGAGGCTCTTGGTTTAGGTGCTATGTATGAAACCGGATCAATCCGTGTGCCTAAGCCATTTAAG GTTGGACCCCTTCCTACGGGTGGTTCCTACATTATCATGGAATTCATTGAATTTGGTTCTTCCAGAGGAAATCAG TCTGTTCTAGGGAGAAAACTTGCTGAAATGCATAAAGCTGGAAAATCTGAGAAAGGCTTTGGTTTTGATGTTAATAACACCATTGGCAG TACTCCACAAATGAACACTTGGTCATCAGATTGGATTCGGTTTTATGGGGAGCATAGATTGGGTTACCAGTTGAAGTTGGCACTAGACCAGTATGGTGATAGTACCATTTATGAAAAAG GACAAAGACTGGTGAAGAGTCTGGGACCTCTCTTTGACAATGTGGTGATAGAGCCATGCTTGCTACATGGAGACCTGTGGAGTGGAAATATCAGCTCTGATAAAAATGGCGAGCCTGTTATACTTGACCCAGCATGTTACT ATGGACATAATGAGGCAGAGTTTGGAATGTCGTGGTGTGCTGGATTTGGAGGAGCATTCTATAATGCTTATTTTGAG GTGATGCCCAAACAGCCAGGCTTTGAGAAGAGGAGAGATCTTTATATGTTGTATCATTATTTGAATCATTACAATCTCTTTGGTTCTGGCTACCGGTCATCTGCCATGTCTATAATTGATGACTATCTAAGAATGTTAAATGCTTAG